The Panicum virgatum strain AP13 chromosome 6K, P.virgatum_v5, whole genome shotgun sequence nucleotide sequence CTTTTTGTTGGTGCCAGTGCTAATCGGGTATAGTCAGGTGTCTGCCTTATTATTCTGTGGCTGCACACAGTTACATGCCCGGGAGATGTAATCTGCTCATCGTTACACGTTTTGCTTCTCATTATGCTGTGATGTGTTCCATTTGGGCAGTACACTTTTCATCCATTCTAATGGCCATGTGTAGTTTGGTTTGTAGTTATTGTTGTAATGATCCATCACCATCAGTGCCTTTTATTGTAAATATCATGTATCCAAACATAGCATATTGCATTGCCCGGACATAGTCAGGTATCTGTCTTATACAATTTTGTGGTTGATACAGTTACATGCCCGGTACAAAATGCCACTCATCGTTACACATGTTGCACTGACATGCTGTCATGTGTTCCATTTGGGTGCTACATCTATATTGAAGTACAAAATTTTCCTGCTTTATGAATGTGATGCCATCTTATGTTGGTATCTGATCCATTAATATAGTTCgttggtttgtattgtccgGACATAGTCAGGTATCTGTCTTATACAATGTTGTGGTTGATACAGTTACATGCCCGGTAGAAAGATGCCATTCACCATTACACATGTTGCCTTGACATGCTGTCATGTGTTCCATTTGAGTGCTACATCCGTAcattagtgcaaaattttgcTGTTCCATCTGTTATTggatttcttttgaaaactcaaaTCCCAGCAAGTCTTGTACTGAGAATCAATATGTAGTTGATCTGTCATTGTAGTGATTGCTAATCGGTTGATGATCGTATGGCAGCACCTTCAAGAAGAAAGCACCAAATGCCATCAAGGAGATCAGGAAGTTTGCACAGAAGGCTATGGGAACCACTGATGTCCGAATTGATGTGAAGCTCAACAAGCACATCTGGAGCAGTGGTATCCGGAGCGTTCCAAGGCGAGTTCGCGTCAGAATCGCCCGGAAGAGGAATGATGAGGAAGATGCCAAGGAGGAGCTCTACTCTCTGGTCACAGTTGCTGAGATCCCTGCAGAGGGTCTCAAAGGTTTGGGTACTAAGGTTGTTGAGGATGAGGATTAAGCCCTCCCATGGATTGAATCTGCTAGCACTTAGTGCatatcatgagagcaagtttgAGAATGTTACCTTAGCTTATTGTTATCTACCGTTGATGACTTATGTAATAGAAGATTCAAAACTTTGCTCATTTCTTTCAAGTGCTTGAAATTTTGACTACTTTGCCAAATCGTGGTATCTACGTGGCGTGCAATCAACTTATACATGGGGTGTGATAACCTTGTCCCATTTTTCTCTCTGCATCAGTGAAACGTGTTGTATGTATGACAAATGAGTTCTAGTTGCTTTGGAAACATCCAATGGATGCGTTTCTATTGATTGTGTTCAGTTTTGTCAGATAACACCACTAGCTAGTTCTATTAATTTTCTACAGtgccatcacatcgaatgtttggacacatgcatggagcattaaatgtagttgaaaaaaataactaattacatagtttaactgattagtatgagatgaatttttaagcttaattagtttataattggaTATTGTTTGTCAAGTAATAACGAAATGAGCTACAATAACAAAATtaacaacttttcaccaactaaacaggacctGATAACATCTTGTGGTTACAGTCAGATATTCCAGCTGATTCAGCCCTTTGTGGCAGTCAAAATATGCATGTTCGTATCCCGTGCCATGGCAAAGATGGCCTCAAGTTTGAGATGTTTACTTGCAGTTTGGATCATCAGGGTGTTGTACTGAACGCTTGCATCTGCTCGACGTTTGAATAAAAAAAAGTCCGTTGAGCCGTGGGCTCGTCAGTTCTTCTAAATCTTTAAATTTGCACTATCTATTCAAAGATCTAGGTGGGCATAAAAACCTTGTGGTAGCTAAAGCCGAGGGCCAAGGATGATAAACTAACAGCTTTCTCTGTCAGTTCCTTTTTCTTTAAAGCCGAGGGCCAAGGATGATAAACTAACAGCTTTCTCTGTcagttcctttttctttctagcATGCATTGTTTTTGAGACGCCACGCTATCCCTTCGCTACACGCCTTCACCGCATTACCATGTAGCAACCCATGATTACTTGGGGCCTTGCACATATACTTCAGatagtgcaaaaaaaaaagttcaagcAGTACCATACAAGTTTGGCAGAATTACGGCAATCAAGCCCAGTCATCTAGATCTCGGCCCAGGGGGAGTCATCTTCAAGGATATACAAGAGCTGCTGTCTCTATATTTTATCACCGCGATCTTGCTGATACAGAGTTTGGTGAATAAAAGAACGAGCAAATTCCCTCAAAAATAAACTTTACAATTATTCATCCAATTATGAGAGGATACTAGTACTGAAAAGTTACAGATTTTGGAATTTCTTTTTCATTAACGATGCCGTGCGTGTTTGTCTGTGTGTTAGATTGGCCACTGGAAGCATTATTCTCTTGATTGTTCGTGGAAGGCCTTGCCATTGCTTTCCTAACTCTAAGCCAGCTCTGATGCTCGTAGCGTTTGAACTCCGAGCTCAGCGACATTTCCTGAAATTCGAGGTGTATGTGTTTATAGCCTGATTCGTGCCTGAAATTCGAGGGGTATGTCTTGCAGCCTGATTCGTGCAGGTATAGCTACCTACTCACATTCTGAAAGTTTAAGAAACATGAGGATGTGGTAATTGATCAAACAGGTAACACTGAAATAGCAGTGCTTACATTGTGAACAGGTGATTAGGTGAAGGAGAATCCGGTTAGCCAGCTGGGTAACTACCCGGCCAGCAGCTAAAAGAATCATCGAGCAATGGTATGCAGGGGAGCTCAGCAGCTGACtgaagctccaccaccaagctaGGATTACAGGCAGATAGATATCTGCCGATGATGTCAGTTAGAGGTAGCTCCGCACAGCAACAGCTTTCTGAACTGCATGCACCAAATATTCAAGTGTATAGTAAATGAATCCTTTCGCTTTATCTTTTCAACTTTCTGAGGCTTGGGGAGGAGTCAACAATTAATGAATTCCTCCGACTCACCAGCAACAGTTTTATTGGAAAAAAAAGCTTACAGACTTGAAGGGCTATAGGCAGGTGTAACAGGCCAAAGCCTCTAACCTTGGGTACCAATATGGAACTATCTAAGCGCataacaaacactatgaaactagaaaaaccaaaacgacctacataaCTTTTCTCCATAAGGAAACTGACAGCATATAGCATTAAATATCTAGACAATGTAACAGACAACAGCACAATGCGTTTCTGGAAGATCAATGTAAGAGAAACAACATGTTGCATTCCTAATAGAGCTTTGTAAGATGTAATGGTGTATTGAACTTCTAAAGGAATTTTGAACCAATGTAAGACCATAGCTTTACATGAATCAAAAGCAAGGGGAGGTGAAAACAAATTAGTTTTTAGTTTAGTTCATTGAAATAGTCCATGATAATCTTTGTGACTTCTGTGAGCACAGAGAAACATATTACAAAGAAGGATTTAGTTTACAGTTACTGGTATACTTCATGATAACCTTGGCAAGTATGCAAAAGCTGGAGATCTAAGAGCTTCTCATTTAACTTTGTTGAACACAGGGAAACACTTCCATTTATGGTTACCTTGTTTCACCAGCCAGACTTCCCAAATTTTGGCTGAGCATGCAAAAGAGCCAGAAGAAACCCAATGCAAGGTTTTCCCCTTTGTTAAATTAACATTTTATTGTGATAGATCAATGTAACGGCACATTAGCTTTCTAGAGGGCATTTTAATCAGTCAATCAATAGAGTAAACTTTTTGGGAAGATCTAAACAAATGATGGAACTTACAAGTATGTGGAAGATGACAGTTATTCATGCGCTGAAAAGGGACATCTTAATGACATATGGGACCAAATTAACTATGAAATACGAAAAAACCATCCTATGTATTTGACATACTTCTTGCTAGATTACTTTTACTATCAGAAGGCCGTTTTCTCCATTAGTAAATTAACATTGTATGAAGTTAGATCAATGAAAGAGCATATAGTTTCCAGCCTTCTACCAGAGGGTGTTTCAATCCATTCATCAGGACTATCAGTTGAGCTTATGAAACAAAAACCTCTTGAAAACATGATTTCTAATTGAAGACAATGGAAGAATCGGGTACTGTTTCATGATGCCTGAAAATCATGAACAGGTTTTGAGCATAATCTAAAGAAATGACTGCAATACTTTCCAAGTATATGGGCATCCACTTATCAGTATCAACCTCATGAACTGCAAGGTTAGTAACTATAAAGGGCTAGTCCCACTCATGAGAATTTAGATTGATAGGGCAAACCAGAGGGACTAGGAACAATTGGACTGGTGGACCGCCAACATCACAGATAATAAATTGCTATCATCATAATGCCAAGTGAGATTGTGTTTAAGAGTGTTGTTGACAATCCCTGTTATATGAATGGATCAACCAATTGGGAAAGTGGCAGCCTGCACAAATAGGCAACGCCAGAAGTCCTACAGCCCCATGGAATTTGCAGATTCCTATACCAGCAACGAAAAAAAGTAGCAGCACTGAATCAGCAACAGTGCGTAAACCAGCACAGATCATATAGCATCAATTGCAATAATGGTAGCATCAATTAAGCAAGATAGCGAAACAGTGATGAAGGAAACACCGAAACAGATCCACACTTTACATTGCAAAAAAAAGAGCTGTATTACATCACATGTAGCTAAGCAAAGCATCATCAGCGAGATCCATTAATTAATTGATCGGTCGGTCGACaaacacacacgcacaccatTATCCATCCATTTATCCAAACCCTGGTAGGCACAGCAGCAGTTCCGAAATGAAAGCacggaagagagagagaggagaagagaATAGTAGAAGTGATGGGCAAATTGAAACGAGACAAGATCAGATCAGATGATAgtaggaaaggaaaggaaaggaaacgaAACCAAAGCGAAGCAGATGAAATCGTCTGTAAGGACCGGAATCACTTGGCGACAATGCGGCGGATGAAGTCGTCGTAGCGGATGGTGCCGTCGGGCGCGACGTCGACCTCGCGGATCCACTCGTCGAACTCGTGGGGCTCGAGCTTCTCGCCGATGGAGGTGAGGACGTGGCGGAGGTCGGCGACGGAGACGGTGCCGGAGGCGTCCTTGTCGAGGACGCGGAAGGCGTCGCGGAGCGGGCGGTCGAAGGGCTCCGGGCGGAGGTGGGCGCGCATGAGGTCGAGGAAGCGCGGGAAGTCGAAGGGGGCCGTGAGCTTCTCCTGCGCGGCGATGTCGCGGAGCTGCGCCTGCGTGGGGTTGCCGCCGAGGGAGCGCATGAGGACGCCGAGCTCCGAGGGCGCGAtgcggccgtcgccgtcggtgtCGAAGAGCGAGAAGGCCTCCCGCATGGAGGCGATCTGGTCGTCCGTGAGGTCCTTGCCGCCGCCCATGGCGCCGCCGGATCGGGATTTGGGCAGGATCTCGCGGCGAGGGGTGGGAGAGGGGAGGCGTGTGGGAGGAGGGATTGATTgggggcggtggtggtggggaaCAGCCAGCCAGCGAGCGAGCGGCGAGGGGAATCGGAATCACGCGGTGGGCTAGTGGTGGCGTGCCGCCGGGGAGGGGACGTGGTGGGCTTGGGTGTGGAATTGGGCTCGGGATCCTCTTGAGCGTGATGGGCCTGTGCGTGGGCTGAGGCCCAGGGGACCGGAACCAGCAGCAGGGCCGAGTTCTGGGCCCACTGGGCGCATCCCATCTTGTCGGACCGACCAGGGCAGGAGGAGCACTAGCAAAATCCCATCCTCCACTTGTGTGGGCCCTGGGCGCGCGAAGTATTTATTCTGTTGGCtgggccggagctggaggtggtggctggagtggtatgagagaaaaatactgttagtTGGCTGGTGactggaagctggtgctggagcggtgtgaaagaaaaatattgttgggctggaggctgctggagctgccgaacagagtgattAACTACTCCGCCGCGGTCGATGCATTAATTTAATGtccctaaaaaaatttaatttaatgCGGTCACGCCGGGAGGACGCTCCTAATTCGAAATTTGAATCGCGTCCGTCAAAGCATGTCGCGCACGATCCATGGATGATCCCTCTCATCATCCTATTCGGCTATTCCCTACCCTTTCCGGTGAGATCGCCGTACGTGCGGTGCGGGGCCGGCACGTGCCCCGCCACCCACCGCCGTGGGGTCGAGCCGCCTCCGCCTATTTGAATTAGTTACCGCAGCAGcgatctgtttttttttcttaaaaaaaaacttaaccTGCGGTATTAGTATTACCGtgccacggcggccggcgctggTCTGGTTTTCCACCGTGGTCGTCTCCCCTCCCGTGCACACCTCCGCGGCTTGTCCGGGCAAGCAGCGCCTGCGCCGATgcccggtcggcgaccagccaCGGCGTCGCGTGGTGGTGTACGCTGGACCCGTGTACGTACGCAGCAGCGAGCGAGACGCCGCCGCATCCAGGGTTCACCTTATCGTTTTTACTGTAGCGGTAActgtttttttgaaaaaaatttgacttttgtatttttgaattttgaatcgaAAAACAACATTTATCGGACCGGTAACCACATCCCACTCagtagcggtatcggtaaaatCACTGATAATCGGCGATTTACCAGTGGTAAGGTGAACCATCCCGCATCTACCGTGCTCCAAGGATGCAATGCGATTCTTCCTGCAACGAGTCCTCCAACAAAGACACGCACGCATGCATCTCCTATGATTCTACAATGATTTTAAAGGATGTTTGATCCTAGCGCTAATATTCAAAAGTATTAAGAATTAGTGCTAGCCCATCCAAACAAGAGTGCTAATGAGGTGGGCTAAATttagttaaaataaaaaaaatttaacagtacgtgctaaagtttagcatcaAGCAACTTTAGCCCATCCAAATAGTAAAATGGAGCTAAGCTGATTTCATTCTTgatctcattttttttaaaaacagcTCATTATGTTATATCTTCGCCCACCAACAATTACTCTGTTCGACTGCAACCAgctaatagtatttttctctcacaccaaattagCATCAGTCAAACAACAACACTTTTCTCTTACAATAAATCCAATAAATCATCACCAGACACCAgtcacagccagccgaacagagttaGGTGCCAAGTACCCTTcttttgcaaaggaaagatgGTGCCAAATGTCCTCACGACCTTTTTTATTGGCTTTATATAAAAAACAACAACACTAGTCTCGTAACTTCATATTCTTTTCACGTCCCGGTTCTAATTTGACCCACAAGAGACCACAGTCCACGCCGATCTTCAGCAGTAtaattaggggtggtaaagggcccaacattttgaactaaaaaatctaaggatcgggtcctaaaagggccgggatctaaacatatgtatttttgaactaaaaattttaagggttttattgggctgtgaagaggccattagagCCATggccattaccacccctaagtGTACTTCCACGCTGATGCAGTCTCTGATCCGTCATTTTGTATTCTTGTAGCTGTGCACCAGCATCATCATGGTACCAGCTACAATCCCGATAAAACCCCTCCCTTTTCCACCTTTTTTACTATCCATCCAAAGGCCTTTCGAGCCTCCCAACTTTTGACTCCCCCGCTTTTTACCGTGAACCCCCTATAAACCTCCGGATTCCCACGCCTCCACACACACTCCCACCAGCGCCACTGCGACAGTGTCAGTccccgctccgccatggcgtcCAGGCGCTCGCTCCCCCGgctgctcctccacctcccgctcctgctcctctccgccgccgccgccgccgccgcggaggcgtcGTCCGCGCGCAGCGCGGAGGTGGACGCGCTCATGGAGCTCAAGGCGGCGCTGGACCCCTCGGGCCGCGCGCTCGCCTcgtgggcgcgcggcggcgaccccTGCGGCCGCGGGGACTACTTCGAGGGCGTCTCCTGCGACGCGCGCGGCAGGGTCGCCGCCATCGCGCTGCAGGGGAAGGGGCTCGCCGGCACCGTCCCGCCCGCGCTCGCCATGCTCCCGGGCCTCACCGGCCTCTACCTCCACTACAACGACCTCCGCGGGGACATCCCGCGGGAGCTCGGCGGCCTCCCGGACCTCGCCGAGCTCTACCTCGGCGTCAACAACCTGTCCGGGCCCATCCCCGTCGAGCTCGGCCGGCTCCGCAGCCTCCAAGGTGACCTGGCTCTTCCTCGACTCGACTGCCTTGGGTGTCTCATGTCTggggctagctagctagctagcttaacGGTAGAATTTGAAATGCTGAGTAGGAGTATTTGGAGTTCCATGTGTGTGCATTCACGCGCCTCAATAGTTAGTTTGTTCGACTGAGTTGCTTCCATTTATGGGTAAAACTTGtggaaatttgaatttgaatttgggctAGTGAACACACAAAATTCGTTTGTTAGGGAAATAGTTTTTTATCTTATTATTGTGGCCTCCAGAGCTTTGAACTGACAGCAGGAAAGTTCAATTTCTCGTGCACGTGCTGCTCAAAATGCCGTTCTTTCACATACTCAGCCAGGGCATGCCCTTTCTCATTCGTTCAAAACATTGTGCTTCCTCTGTCGTGACTGTTGACTCTCGAGTGCTGATTGCCTGCCTAGAGGCTCAGGACAGCACCACATAACTGAAGCGACACAAAGGTTGTTTTTTTCTCAGTACATTTTGGCCTTTGTGGATTTGATTGTACGGCTAATTTGATGTACTATGAATCATAACATTCCATCTTTACTCTCTACCTCTTGTACTGAGGCCTAAAGCTAGTTATTACTGACACAAAAAGATGCTTGGATTCTGCTCAAGGAATTCTgttagggcgcgtttagttcccaaaaattttcacctcccctttaaacacatatatgaagcactaaatgtaattaaataacaaaactaattacacagtttggatgtacatgacgagacgaatcttttaagcctaattagtgcttgattagccataagtgctacagtaacccacatgtgctaatgacgcggtcaaaggcctcaaaagattcgtctcgtggtttccaagtgagttctgaaattagttttttaattagtgtccgaaaagtcttcccgacatccggtcaaagtgctgatttgacatccaaaaatttttggatggggaactaaacgcgcccttaaTGTGTTGGTTTTGCTCCACCAGAGCTCTGCAATTACACTGCTCCTACAGCTTTGCTCCTGTTGATCTACAGCTCATAATTGACATTACTTCTCTGTCTGATTCAGGATCAAACTAGCCTGCCCAAAATTCAGTAGACCAACCTACCCAAAGTTAATTTGCAGCAATAAGTGTCCGCCTCTAATGGTAGTTAGCTCAAAAAGGTTCCTTTCTTTGTGCAGTACTGCAGCTCGGCTACAATCAGTTGTCAGGGAGCATCCCAACTCAGCTGGGTCAGCTAAAGAAGCTCACTGTTCTTGCCCTTCAGTCCAACCAGCTCACTGGCGCAATACCCGCATCCCTCGGGGACTTGCCGGCACTGACACGGCTGGACTTGAGCTCCAATCAACTCTTTGGTTCCATTCCTTCCAAGCTTGCTGAGATACCTCAGCTTTTGACACTGGACCTCCGGAACAACACGCTTTCAGGAAGTGTTCCATCTGGTAATTAATTAGTACAACTCAGGAATGGTGTTCTTTCTTGATGTCACTGCCCACTTTCTTTGTTATCTAAAAAAAGAATCTGATGATGTAGGTCTGGAGAAGTTGCATGAGGGATTTCACTACGAGAACAATTCAGAGCTATGTGGAGCTCAATTCGATTCTCTGAAAGCTTGTCCTTACGACGGCAATGACGATGGCAAAATGCCCCATAAACCCGAATCAACCTCTGTCAAGCCCCAACAAATTCAAAAGACAGCTGACCTCAACAGAAATTGTGACACTGGAGGTTGCTCAAGATCTTCGACGCTCTCTGCAGGGGCTGTTATTGCTGGAACAATAATCATTGTAGCTGGAGCAGCAGCTTGCGGCCTGTCTGTGTTCTCATGGCACCGTCGCCAGAAGCAAAAGGTTGGCAGTTCAGTTGAGCATTTGGAAGGCCAGATTAGTCTGGACCAGTCAAAGGAAACATGTCAGAGAAGTGCTTCCTCACTGATCAATGTTGAGTACTCCAGTGGCTGGGACACCTCATCTGAGGGGTCACAGCACGGAGTGAGGCTGTCGTCGGAGGGCTCACCAAGTGCGAGGTTCAATCTCGAAGAGGTGGAGTGTGCAACACAGTACTTCTCGGATGTGAACTTACTTGGCAAGAGCAATTTCGCAGCGACATACAAGGGGATCATGCGGGATGGCTCAGTTGTTGCGGTGAAGAGCATCAACAAGAGCAGCTGCAAATCGGAGGAGGCCGACTTCCTGAAAGGCCTC carries:
- the LOC120711210 gene encoding 60S ribosomal protein L31; protein product: MSEKKRGGGGTRKDEVVTREYTINLHKRLHGCTFKKKAPNAIKEIRKFAQKAMGTTDVRIDVKLNKHIWSSGIRSVPRRVRVRIARKRNDEEDAKEELYSLVTVAEIPAEGLKGLGTKVVEDED
- the LOC120711213 gene encoding probable calcium-binding protein CML7 — its product is MGGGKDLTDDQIASMREAFSLFDTDGDGRIAPSELGVLMRSLGGNPTQAQLRDIAAQEKLTAPFDFPRFLDLMRAHLRPEPFDRPLRDAFRVLDKDASGTVSVADLRHVLTSIGEKLEPHEFDEWIREVDVAPDGTIRYDDFIRRIVAK
- the LOC120711214 gene encoding MDIS1-interacting receptor like kinase 1-like — protein: MASRRSLPRLLLHLPLLLLSAAAAAAAEASSARSAEVDALMELKAALDPSGRALASWARGGDPCGRGDYFEGVSCDARGRVAAIALQGKGLAGTVPPALAMLPGLTGLYLHYNDLRGDIPRELGGLPDLAELYLGVNNLSGPIPVELGRLRSLQVLQLGYNQLSGSIPTQLGQLKKLTVLALQSNQLTGAIPASLGDLPALTRLDLSSNQLFGSIPSKLAEIPQLLTLDLRNNTLSGSVPSGLEKLHEGFHYENNSELCGAQFDSLKACPYDGNDDGKMPHKPESTSVKPQQIQKTADLNRNCDTGGCSRSSTLSAGAVIAGTIIIVAGAAACGLSVFSWHRRQKQKVGSSVEHLEGQISLDQSKETCQRSASSLINVEYSSGWDTSSEGSQHGVRLSSEGSPSARFNLEEVECATQYFSDVNLLGKSNFAATYKGIMRDGSVVAVKSINKSSCKSEEADFLKGLRMLTSLRHENLVGLRGFCRSRARGECFLVYEFMANGSLSQYLDVKEGDATVLDWATRVSIIKGIAKGIDYLHSSKPHKPPLVHQSISTDKVLIDHLFTPRLAGAGLHKLLADDVVFSSLKDSAAMGYLSPEYTTTGRSTDKSDVYAFGVVVLQALTGRRAVSSHLRLGAESGRLDDLVDPRLGGRFSRAEAAKLAGVALLCTAEAPAQRPAMAAVLQQLGTSQ